In Capra hircus breed San Clemente chromosome 26, ASM170441v1, whole genome shotgun sequence, the following are encoded in one genomic region:
- the LOC108634032 gene encoding translation initiation factor IF-2-like encodes MCTPGPPTGETPRHAEPPGLRAWEDPKIFGTGPGWAGVASLAHLSPGRTRGALGDGPRYPRPCFLAPCRGEGVGGAPPRDPASSPLNRSIGAAACAPRGSARAALRSPRSAPSPGPPRWPLPVRSRSRPDLLARLPRPSPGPGPRPARRPRGGTPRPAPEDRQLSSPLAPGAPLPRQLLHVPVPRLDQTLGEAPGRGGLGRLTGALLPTTRLRAHCQEVETEVCVGRLRASESFPVSQFFA; translated from the exons ATGTGCACCCCCGGCCCTCCAACAGGTGAGACGCCTCGTCACGCCGAGCCCCCCGGCCTCCGCGCCTGGGAGGATCCAAAGATCTTTGGCACAGGTCCGGGCTGGGCAGGGGTAGCCAGCCTGGCTCACCTGAGCCCCGGAAGAACGCGAGGGGCCCTCGGTGACGGCCCCCGCTACCCTCGGCCCTGCTTTCTGGCGCCGTGCCGGGGGGAAGGGGTTGGGGGCGCGCCGCCCCGGGACCCCGCGTCCTCACCTTTGAACCGCTCCATCGGGGCCGCGGCGTGCGCTCCTCGCGGCTCGGCTCGGGCGGCGCTGCGCTCTCCGCGCTCGGCTCCAAGCCCGGGGCCGCCGCGCTGGCCCCTCCCCGTGAGGTCACGCTCACGCCCGGACCTCCTGGCGCGGCTGCCGCGCCCGAGCCCGGGACCCGGTCCCCGCCCGGCGCGTCGGCCCCGCGGGGGAACTCCGCGGCCGGCCCCGGAGGACCGTCAGCTATCGAGTCCGCTCGCGCCCGGGGCCCCGCTCCCGCGCCAGCTGCTTCACGTCCCGGTTCCGAGGCTTGACCAAACGCTGGGGGAGGCCCCCGGGAGGGGCGGGCTCGGGCGGCTTACGGGAGCTCTTCTTCCAACCACCAGGCTGCGAGCCCACTGCCAGGAGGTGGAGACTGAGGTCTGCGTCGGGAGGCTGAGAG catcagagtcttttccagtgagccagttcttcgcatga